The nucleotide sequence AAAACCTGTATGTAACTATCAAAAAGGTTTTCGTCTTTTTTTCCGTTAGCCAAATGTCTGAAATCGGTTTGTGATGCTTCTTTAAAATATTCGTCGGTTTTGGTGTACGGAATTTTAATTCCCAAACAATCGGTTACAATTTCATGAATCTCTAAATTCAGATCCATTAAAAAAGAATGTTTCTTTTCAAAAATCGGACGAATATCATCTTCAAAAAACTCAAAATAAGGCGATGTTCTGTAAGCGGCTTCTAACGATTTAAAGTGTTGCTTTTGCCAGTTAAAATCGTTTTCTATTTTAATGTCGCGGTATTTTTGGTGTACATCTTCTTTACTGTGCTTCACCGGTATGTTTAACAACTGCAAACCGTTTGCACTATAAATGTACATACGGTTGCGGTTTGTTTGTTTTTGGAAATTATCATCTGCCTCGAATACCACGGCTTCAGCTTGAAGCATAGCTACAAAATGACTAACCGATGGAAAATAGGTGGGATGTATTAAAATACTCATTAATAATTATATTTTTTTGCTTTGCGTTTTTTAACGAA is from Flavobacterium dauae and encodes:
- a CDS encoding WbqC family protein gives rise to the protein MSILIHPTYFPSVSHFVAMLQAEAVVFEADDNFQKQTNRNRMYIYSANGLQLLNIPVKHSKEDVHQKYRDIKIENDFNWQKQHFKSLEAAYRTSPYFEFFEDDIRPIFEKKHSFLMDLNLEIHEIVTDCLGIKIPYTKTDEYFKEASQTDFRHLANGKKDENLFDSYIQVFNEKHGFLNNLSILDLLFNEGRHATDYLKKQTLIK